The genomic region ATAACTCCTGGAATCCTTATGCCTCCATCCACAAAAACAATATGATCTGAAGCACCATAGAATTTATCTATTTTGTAATAGAAAGAATCTCTGCTTCCAGTTGGAGAGATTATCGGTTTCAGCATCTTCGCGTATCCATCACCTCTATATTCAATGCTGATTCTATTTGTCATTCCTACCCATTCGATTATATTCTCAAGAACATCATTCAAATAACTCGGAATTGAATATGGAGTCCTTTTTATCGAAAAGAAGGAATAATTCTTGTGTAGAGCTTCTCCAACCATATCTTCATTTATGCTTGCAAATATTTTTTTCTTTATTTCAGGGTATTTATTTAAATAAGCAATGGTTCCAGAAATCTCTGGAATGAATAAGAATCTGATCGAACGTTTAAGAGGCTTAATTTTTCCTTTGTCGATAAGTTTGTGAATGGTCCTTGCAGTTTCAAGAATTGCGACACATCCACTTGCATTGTCATTTGCTCCCTGCTTCGCATATCCTTCAAATAGATGAGCTGTGAAAATTAATTCTTCGTCAGGATATTCACTCCCTTTAATCAAAGCCACCACTCCTTCATCATGATAGGGAACCATGTCAGTTTTACACAAAGCTCGCACTTTTATCTTTACCCCTTTCTCAAGTATATTCCTCAATTCGTTCCCCATTCTTGTTGATACCATAAAAGCAAAGGTGTCTTTCGGCTGGACTTTTTCATCAGTTGTTACCATTCTTCTTCCTCCTATGCCAGACCATCCTACCTGATCAGGGTCAAATTCAGGATGACTTGAGGAATAAGCTACAATTCCAAGTGCTCCATATTTATCAACCGCAAAAAATTTTGCACTACCTGGAGATCCATTAACCAGAACAATTTTATCTTTTACATCTTTTCCCTCATAATAAGATTCCTTATTCCCTGGACCTACATAAATAAGCTCTGCAGTGACATCAGATGTGACACTTCCTGAAGCAAGACATGCAGGAACATCATTTAAATCTATCAACTTCTTCTTTTCTGGCTCAAACATCCATAATTCTGCGCTCTCCGCATCCCAGGTTTTTTTCTCACCTGTTGAGAAAAAATCTGGAAGTTCAACGATGTATGACTCTCTAATTCCATATTCGTGAAGTTTTTTGAGGATAAATTCTGATTCAAAGTAATGAGTTCTATACTCCTCAGGTAGTCTATTTCTGTTCACTC from Acidobacteriota bacterium harbors:
- a CDS encoding DUF4910 domain-containing protein produces the protein MNRNRLPEEYRTHYFESEFILKKLHEYGIRESYIVELPDFFSTGEKKTWDAESAELWMFEPEKKKLIDLNDVPACLASGSVTSDVTAELIYVGPGNKESYYEGKDVKDKIVLVNGSPGSAKFFAVDKYGALGIVAYSSSHPEFDPDQVGWSGIGGRRMVTTDEKVQPKDTFAFMVSTRMGNELRNILEKGVKIKVRALCKTDMVPYHDEGVVALIKGSEYPDEELIFTAHLFEGYAKQGANDNASGCVAILETARTIHKLIDKGKIKPLKRSIRFLFIPEISGTIAYLNKYPEIKKKIFASINEDMVGEALHKNYSFFSIKRTPYSIPSYLNDVLENIIEWVGMTNRISIEYRGDGYAKMLKPIISPTGSRDSFYYKIDKFYGASDHIVFVDGGIRIPGVMLIAWPDMWYHTSGDTPDKSDSTQLKRVAFVGVAAALFLANASDDEVLKIIGEVYGRALLRIGEEIRRAFQLLNDSRPEELFLNYKEADNILKQAIIRESEALNSVSFFIKGNKGLNLYLKSKIESLKTKGLSLNEDLKNHYIFLGKLRNVEMKKLTLSAEENRLGKIIPVRTEKMQGFFNFFTFREQLKDKKDLPKYNLGAAEFEVRNFIDGKRSILDIRNAVSAEYGSLDLKDVENYIKVLEIAGMVKLENK